The nucleotide window ACTATGTAAAAGACACCTGGGCCAAAATGGCTGAGCAGGATATTCTCACCATTTGGGTGACTGCCCCCTTCCCCCAGCctttccctccttttttttttttttacattgatgCAGCTGCCAAAATGAGTCCACAGTGTGCAATGTGATATGTTGTAAATTTTACATGTAAGAAATCAATGTCACTGAGGCCATATGGCTGTTATCACAGCTTTATTACGAGCGTGGCGTCGGCGTCCGGCCATCGCCAGAATGTCTTTGATTAATTCTATGAAAAAAATGAGAAGCATAGGAAAGGGAAAATAATAATATCATAATTTTAAAGATTCAAAAGTGACAATTTCAACTGAAAATACGTAGTAAACTTCAAATCAATGGGTATTTGGGGTAAAAATAGACAAAGGCACAGATTTTGTTGGctaatataaaaatgttttgtcagcTGTACACAtgtaaagtgttttttctggCCTATGCTTTATACTtgtataaattaaaaatatattaaattatatGTAGAAAGCATGGAAATCATGAAACAAAATTGTTCCTTTTTGCTTCCTAGCTAACAtcaatatttttgttgttgagttTGGCTGGTTCAGCTAAACCTGTACTGGCCATAAGCATGAGGGCAAATTTACCACTTAAATTATGTACTAAATTTCAAATCAAAGTTCCCTTAATTTAGAAGCAGGTAAACGAATGCGGACAACACTGATTTTACTGGCTGAAAGGATATTTACCATTAAcgtattttttcttttcctgtaggATGATAGCAAATTAAGCTAGCAATAGTTTTGTTAACCGATTTAAAATGTTGTCTCTGGCTgactttttatataaatatagttTTAGAATAAATCCAGTCATATGAAATCATTaaacaaatctgttttttcttcaagTCCAGTCAAGAGCCAAAATAATGCTATCTAGCCTTTTAATACCGGCTCATGTAAACAAGTGCAGCTTTCTTTCTGAAGTAGTAAAGTTTGGAGAAATGAGTCCTTTATTTCAGCGCACTAGCCACCAATTTTGTTGGGTAGAAAATTAGAATTAAGCAATGGAACTTGTTCTGTCTCTCCATTGTCTAAAACCTGCTGCCGTTCTTCTCAAACAGATAAACCAACAGGCTATGGCCCCAGTGCAAGGCGGTCACGTGGCATCGTGGACGAGTGCTGCTTCCAAAGCTGTGAGCTGCAGCGCCTTGAGATGTACTGTGCACCTGTCAAGACTCCCAAGATTTCTCGCTCTGTGCGTTCACAGCGGCACACAGACATGCCAAGAGCACCCAAGGTTAGTAGCAGAGCGAACAAGGGGACAGAGCGTAGGACAGCGCCTCAGCCAGAcaagacaaaaaacaagaagGTGAGTTAAGCATCAAAACAGATAAACTGTAAAAATTGTTGATTGGATTGAATTTACATTTTGTTACATGATCAGAGCATACGTGCATAATATCCTGATTAATTAAGGTAATATAGCTTAATTAGCAGAAACTCGTCCATCCAACTAAAGTGACCTAATTTTTCTTCCACAGAGACCTTCACCTGGACATAGTTCATCCTTCAAGGTATGCATGCAAAATGATCTCATGTTTCATTGTCCTTTTGTCATTTAAGCTTTACCAAACACGCAATCTCTCCAATGACATAAGAGTTTCAAAAGCAGGGCAATCTTTTTACAAGAAATGAAAACTTTATATAAATCCTAGTTCTAAAACATCAGGGGGCAACTAAAGAAAGTGTCATTTCTAAATATGGATTCGGTGTCATAGTGTGAGCGTTTTAAAATTCAACCATGTGCTTTTTACTCTTTTCTCCAAAAAGAACACCATTAGAATCGGAAGAAGAAACTAAGTGGTTTTTGTGGTAGACCTGCAGTGGCACTCCCCAGGCACAATCTCCACTCTGCTACTGTACATTATGTCCTAAAATTCAGATAGCTTACAATACAACATATGCAAGGGAACGAGCCAAAGCACACATATCACGTTTGGTGATTTGTGGGGTGggtgtagctcaggtggcagagcagggcAGCCACTAATCAGGAGGGCGGTGGTTCGAGCCCAagctgcctcctggctgcatgccaaatatccttgggcaagatactaac belongs to Oreochromis niloticus isolate F11D_XX linkage group LG17, O_niloticus_UMD_NMBU, whole genome shotgun sequence and includes:
- the igf1 gene encoding insulin-like growth factor 1 isoform X1, with product MCCISCSHTLSLLLCVLTLTPTATGAGPETLCGAELVDTLQFVCGERGFYFNKPTGYGPSARRSRGIVDECCFQSCELQRLEMYCAPVKTPKISRSVRSQRHTDMPRAPKVSSRANKGTERRTAPQPDKTKNKKRPSPGHSSSFKEVHQKNSSRGSSGGRNYRM
- the igf1 gene encoding insulin-like growth factor 1 precursor (The RefSeq protein has 2 substitutions compared to this genomic sequence); its protein translation is MSSAFFFQWHLCDVFKSAMCCISCSHTLSLLLCVLTLTPTATGAGPETLCGAELVDTLQFVCGERGFYFNKPTGYGPSARRSRGIVDECCFQSCELQRLEMYCAPVKTPKISRSVRSQRHTDMPRAPKVSSRPNKGTERRTAPQPDKTKNKKRPSPGHSSSFKEVHQKNSSRGSSGGRNYRM